A section of the Cygnus olor isolate bCygOlo1 chromosome 14, bCygOlo1.pri.v2, whole genome shotgun sequence genome encodes:
- the EGR1 gene encoding early growth response protein 1, translated as MAAAKAEMQLLPPLQISEPFGAFPHSPPAMDSHYPKLEEMMLLSGGGPQFLAPPGAPESAGFGAAGEPGEQHFEHLAADTFPEISLNNEKTLPETSYPNQTTRLPPITYTGRFSLEPAPNSSNTLWPEPLFSLVSGLVGMANAPPTSTPSSSSPSSSSQSPPLSCSVQASENSPIYSAAPTFPNSSSDIFPEPQTQSFPNPSGAPMQYPPPAYPAAKTNFQVPMIPDYLFPQQQGELSLIPADQKPFPALENRAQQPSLTPLSTIKAFATQTGSQELKTLNTNYQSQLIKPSRMRKYPNRPSKTPPHERPYACPVESCDRRFSRSDELTRHIRIHTGQKPFQCRICMRNFSRSDHLTTHIRTHTGEKPFACDICGRKFARSDERKRHTKIHLRQKDKKAEKAAPVSTTSPVAAYSSSVATSYPSSIATTYTSPVRTVYSSPAPSSYPSPAHTTFPSPSIATTYPSGTVTFQTQVATSFPSPGITNNFSSQVTSALSDMTSTFSPRTIEIC; from the exons ATGGCCGCGGCCAAGGCAGAgatgcagctcctgcccccGCTGCAGATTTCCGAGCCCTTCGGCGCCTTCCCGCACTCGCCCCCCGCCATGGACAGTCACTACCCCAAGCTGGAGGAGATGATGCTGCTCAGTGGCGGGGGCCCGCAGTTCCTCGCGCCCCCCGGGGCGCCCGAGAGCGCGGGCTTCGGCGCGGCCGGGGAGCCCGGAGAGCAACACTTCGAGCATCTCGCGGCAG ACACTTTTCCTGAGATCTCCCTGAACAATGAGAAAACCCTGCCAGAAACCAGTTATCCCAACCAAACAACGCGGCTGCCACCAATAACCTACACGGGGCGCTTCTCCCTAGAGCCAGCACCCAACAGCAGCAACACCTTATGGCCAGAACCTCTCTTCAGCCTTGTCAGTGGGCTGGTGGGCATGGCCAACGCACCTCCCACCTCAACACCGTCTTCATCatcaccctcctcctcctcgcagAGCCCCCCTCTGAGCTGTTCTGTCCAAGCCAGTGAGAACAGTCCAATTTATTCAGCTGCACCAACTTTTCCCAATTCTAGCTCTGACATTTTTCCTGAACCGCAGACCCAGTCCTTTCCCAACCCCTCTGGAGCTCCCATGCAGTATCCACCTCCAGCTTATCCAGCTGCTAAAACCAACTTTCAGGTGCCAATGATTCCGGATTACCTGTTCCCTCAGCAACAGGGTGAGCTCAGCCTTATCCCAGCTGATCAGAAGCCCTTTCCAGCCCTTGagaacagagcacagcagccttCCCTCACGCCGCTGTCCACTATCAAGGCATTTGCCACACAGACTGGCTCCCAAGAGTTGAAGACCCTCAACACTAATTATCAGTCCCAGCTGATCAAGCCCAGCAGAATGAGGAAATACCCCAACCGCCCCAGCAAGACACCTCCTCATGAACGGCCCTATGCCTGCCCAGTGGAGTCCTGTGACAGAAGGTTTTCACGGTCTGATGAGCTAACTCGTCATATTCGCATCCACACAGGACAGAAACCTTTCCAGTGCCGCATTTGCATGCGGAACTTCAGCAGGAGCGATCACTTGACCACTCACATCCGCACGCACACAGGAGAGAAGCCATTTGCCTGTGACATTTGTGGCAGAAAGTTTGCCAGAAGTGATGAGAGGAAGAGACACACTAAAATCCACCTTAGACAGAAGGACAAGAAAGCGGAAAAGGCAGCTCCGGTCTCAACTACTTCTCCGGTTGCTGCCTACTCATCCTCTGTGGCTACATCCTACCCTTCCTCCATTGCCACCACTTACACCTCACCAGTGCGCACAGTGTATTCTTCCCCTGCCCCATCTTCATATCCCTCCCCTGCACACACAACATTCCCATCTCCGTCTATAGCAACCACTTACCCCTCTGGCACTGTCACTTTTCAGACCCAAGTGGCCACTTCCTTCCCGTCTCCAGGGATCACCAATAATTTCAGCTCTCAGGTGACATCAGCACTTTCAGACATGACATCTACCTTTTCTCCAAGGACAATTGAGATTTGCTGA